AAAGAAAGGAACTCAAGTGATTGCAAATTAGATGTGGGAGAGTGAGAAATGCTTCCGTTGAAGTTATTGAATTCGAGATTCAATACCCGAAGTGCTGTCATGTTTGCCAAACAAGAAGGCAATCTCCCTTCAAAATGATTGTGACTAATGTCTAACTCTTGTATATTCTTGAGTTCACACCAACTTGTAAAATAAGcagatttttaattatgtaatgaGTATTAATTATGATCAACAATACATTGGAAAAAAACAAGTTTCTACCTTGGTTGGGTAAGCTGCCATTGAGTCCACACCTTGTCATGCTTAATACATTAAGAGAAGTCATCACTCCAACTTTGTGAAGAAAGCTTTTGTCAATGGATGAAAAATCCAAATACAACTCTTGTAGGTTCTTTAGCTTTCCTAGCTCTTAAGAAAACAACAACACAAGCTTTAGATATTTATCATGTGCTTTGAcattattaagaaatcaccccCATCTTATAGCATATAAAGTACAACGAAAAATAAGACAAGATTATGGGTACACAAAAGCCAACAACTTAAGCTGGCACATAATGTCTTCCAACTAATCTAGGTTACCTATGGCAAATTGATAAGTATTTCAACTTTGAGACTTAGTCTGGATATTAATTCCCCCATTCAACTTAGCATCTTTCAAATATAGTTTCTTGAGCGATACAATCTTACAAATGAATCTCATGTCTAAGAAGTTTTTACCACTCAAGTTAAGCTCCTCTAACTtactaattttagaaaatataaatataaatataaatttgggACAGAGCTTCCACTAATCTTATTGTAACTCAAAGATAGTTTCTTAAGCGATGCAATCTTGCCAAGGGATGGCAAGATGCTTTCATTGAAGGCATTATCATCCAAGTAAAGCTCCTCCAACTTACTCAAACCAGACAATCTTTGAAAACCTACAATTGTGATTTTTCAATATCCAAAGCTGTGTACAATAAATCCTAAAATACAACAAATTTTCCATCTAATTGGTATCTATGGCAGTGTGTCCAATGATTTGAGTTTGTTGAAACTAATGTCTGTTCAATACCGTGCTCCATATATTTGGACCAAATTTAAATCTAAGGCCAAGTTGCCTTTGAAATGAGTGATCATGCTActtaattttcttgaaaataggTTTTGGATGCTCTTTCATGATTTGTCTCTTGCAACACTAATAACAGATGGTCAAAATTTAGTTATTGACTATTTCTTTCAAAATAGTCCATAACCGGATTACTCATATGGGTTAATATACTTTGGATATTATTGATATTTACCTTGGATATTATTAGCTTCATAATCCCATTCCTGGATTGCAAACAAAGATAATATCTTGAGCGTAGCAATCTTGGTAAGGGATGGCAAGAGGTTATCATTTAAGGGAATAGAACGCAGGTAAAGCTCCTCTAGCTTGCTCAACCCAGACAATCTTTCCAAACCTACAATTTTGGTTAAATTCATGAGTATCCCTGTCAAAATaagtatattaaattaatttctcatctcacaagaaaaatggaagaaatgaTATCACAAGTTATATACACAGACCTTCTTTCGATACCCTAAATTTATTATTGTAACCCAAATCCAGAGACTTGAGCTCTTGAAAGGGAAGCAACAAAGAGGTATTCAAGTAACAATATTTTGATCCACTCCACGAATCCCTCGAGTACCCATAGACATACCCATAGAGATCAATATGGGTTACACGGCCTGTAATGTTGCTGCACTGGACAGTACTATCCCGATTGCAGCAATCAGTAGTACTCTCTTTGTTGATTAAGTTCGAAGATGCTAAAAACGATTGGTACTTGATGGAGGCTTTGAGTAGGA
The genomic region above belongs to Carya illinoinensis cultivar Pawnee chromosome 4, C.illinoinensisPawnee_v1, whole genome shotgun sequence and contains:
- the LOC122306521 gene encoding receptor-like protein 56, with the translated sequence MEMGRLCWCIIILVWVQASMITGCFGCLEEEQNALFLLKASIKYQSFLASSNLINKESTTDCCNRDSTVQCSNITGRVTHIDLYGYVYGYSRDSWSGSKYCYLNTSLLLPFQELKSLDLGYNNKFRVSKEGLERLSGLSKLEELYLRSIPLNDNLLPSLTKIATLKILSLFAIQEWDYEANNIQELGKLKNLQELYLDFSSIDKSFLHKVGVMTSLNVLSMTRCGLNGSLPNQGRNLFFSNVLLIIINTHYIIKNLLILQVGVNSRIYKS